The window TGCTGGCCAACATGCTGCCCGACATCCTGTACTCGGCGGTCAACGGCAACAACGTCGGTGCCCTGGTCCGCTACGACAACGAGTCCGAGCGCTTCGCCCTCAAGATCGCCCAGCTGATCCTGCCCGCCCCCGACCACGCCCTCGCGCCGCTGCGTGATCTGCGTCAGTGGTACGACGCCACCTATCCGTACGTCTCCGAGCGTCCGGCACTGGGTCTCGTCGGCGCGGTGGGCTTCCTCGGACTGCTCGGCCACATCCTCGTCCGGCTCGGGACCACCGGGGCGCTGCGGGCTCCCGTCCGGAACAGCGTCCGCGCCGCCCGCCACCGGCGCAACCGGGAGACCCTGGGCTACCTGGCGCTGCTGACCCTGGTGGCGCTGCTGTTCTCGACCATCGGTGGCCTCGAGACCATCGTGAGCTTCCTGACCCAGAGCCTGCGCTCCTGGAACCGGCTGGCCATTCTGATCTCCGCGTTCGCACTCGCCGCGGTCGGGCTGGCCGTCGACGCGCTGCTGCGCCGGGTGGCCCGCCGGCACCCGCGCCGGGTCGGTCACCACCGGCTCACCGCCGGCGTCGTCGCAGCCGCGCTGCTGCTGGTCGGGGTGTACGACCAGTCGACCCACCGCGCCGAACCCGACTACGCCACCGTGGCGGCGCAGTGGAACGCCGACCAGCTGTGGATCGACCGGCTGGAGGCGGCCCTGCCGGACGGGGCGATGGTGTTCCAACTGGCCTACCAGGCGTTCCCGGAGGCCAACTCGATCAACGGCGTGGTCTACACCGACCAGCTCAAGCCGTTCCTGCACTCCTCGACGCTGCGCTGGTCCGGAGGCGCCATCCGGGGTCGCGCCGAGAACGACTGGCCGCTGCTGGTCGCCGCCGAGAAGGCACCCCAGCTGGTGGCCGACGTGGCGGTCGCCGGCTTCGAGGGCATCATGGTCGACCGGCGCACCTACGCCGACGGTGGTGCGACGCTGGAAGCCGCACTGGAGGCGGCGCTGGGCGTCACCGGCCCCGACATGGTCAGCGCCAGCACCCGCTACGCCTACTACGGCCTGACCGGCGAGCGGGAGCGTCTGGTGGCCACCTACTCGCCCGCAGAGCTCAGCTACGCCCGCGACACCGTGCTGGAGCCGGTCTTCCTCTACGCCGGCGCCGACTACGACCTCGGTCAGAACGCGTCCAAACAGACCCTGTGGACCAGCAAGGACCCGACCGCGGCGCTCATCCTGGACAACGCCCGGGGCGCTGCGGTACCCGTCTCGCTCAGCATGGTCCTCACGTCACCGTCGAACGCGACCCAGGTGATGCTGACGTCGGGCAGCCAGAGCTGGGTGGTCAACCTGTCGTCCGCCGCCGCGAGCGCCATCACCCTGGACTTCGACGCGATGCCCGGGCGCACCGACTTCACGCTCTCGCCCGGTCCCGACGCCCGCAACGTCGACGGCAACACGAGCTTCGCGGTGGCCAAGGTGTCGGTGGTGGACAAGGGCCGACCGGACCTGGCCGCGGCCTGCTCCGGACTGCCCGGGAGCGGCTGCTGACGGCTCGCCGGACCGGGCCGTGCGAGCGCTCACGGGTCACCCGACCGGGCCGCGCGGGCACCCACGGCTGGCCCGACCGGGCCGGGGCGGCCACCCGACCGCACCCGGCACCGTGGCGCACAACGCATGACAGCCGGCCCCGGGGACCGGGACCGGCTGCGTCTGTACGGGCGGGGACGGCCGGGGTTCAGCCGGCGAGGCGCTTGAGGCGGCGGCGCTCCCGCTCGGACAGGCCACCCCAGATCCCGAAGCGTTCGTCGTTGGCCAGCGCGTAGCTCAGGCACTCCGAGCGCACCTCGCAGCCGGTGCAGATCTTCTTGGCGTCCCGGGTCGAGCCACCCTTCTCCGGGAAGAAGGCCTCCGGATCGGTCTGGGCGCACAGCGCCCGTCCGTGCCAGTCCTGGTCCTCGATGGGCCCGGCGAACGACGCACCGCCGTCGAGGGCCGCGACCGCGGCCAGCACGACCGTGTCGGTGCCGAACGCGGTGGCGCGCTCGACGTCGACGGCGTCGGGGGCGACCTCAGCCGAACGCGGGGACGGAAGGATCGACAGGGACAGATCGATCTGGTTCGGCACGAGCAGATCCTTCCGTTGGTAAGGCTGTGAACAGCAACGACGTGATGACGGGAACACGGGTGTGACGGTCGTACCGGGGCCACGCGGGGAGCGGTCGTGCGCTGCCCCGGAGACGATGAACGGCCCCCGTACCGGACCTACGCGCCGGTCGTCGTCGACCGGTGTGTGAATCACAGTGGTGGAATTACACCCGTGTGTCATGCCGCCCGTCAAGCCTCGAGTGCTGATATAGACCGGCCGCCCCGCGCGTCGCTCCGGCGTGTCGGACCCTCCCCGTCGGTGTTTACGCAGGTCACGCAGCGAGTGACCACTGATCTACGCGTTGTGACCAGAGTTACCCGGGAGCCGCTGTGCCGGACCACCGGTGGCCGCCCCCGCCCGGACGGAGCACGGTCTGCTCGCACAGCGTCGCCGTCGCGGCGCCGGATGGGAAGCGCCTGCGGGTCCGGCCGAACGGGCACCTCGACGCGCCGGCGTCGGCACAATGGACCGATGACCTCCACCGCCTGCCGATGACCGCACCCTTCGGCCGGACCGCCCGGCCCCGCCGCGGCGGGACCGGCACCGGAGCATGGATCTTCCCCGCCGTCGTGCTGGTCACCGTCGCCGCCGCCTGGGCGACCGCCGCCGGTACCGCACCGCTCGGGGTCTGGGTGTTCGTCACCGTCCTCGGCGGGTGGCTGATCACCCTGTGCCTGCACGAGTTCGGTCATGCCGTGGTCGCACTGCGCGGCGGCGACACCTCGGTGCGCGGCCGGGGCTACCTCACCCTCAACCCGCTGCGCTACGCCAACGGCGCGATGACGTTCGTCATCCCGCTGGTCATCCTGGCCATCGGTGGGCTGCCGTTGCCCGGCGGGGCGGTGCTCATCGAGCACGGACGGCTGCGGTCGCGGGTGTGGCGGTCGGCCGTGTCGCTGGCCGGGCCGCTGGTGAACCTGGTCGCCGGGGTCCTGCTCACCGTGCTGGCCGCGCAGTTCGACTCACCACTGGCCTTCGCGCTGTCGTTCCTGGCGCTGCTGCAGTTCATCGCCGCGATCCTGAACCTGCTGCCGGTCCCCGGTCTGGACGGCTGGGGGGTGATCGCGCCGTTCCTGTCGGCGCGCACCCAGGAGGCCGTGCGGCCGTTCACCCCGTGGGCGCCGTTCGTGCTCATCCTGCTGCTGTTCTCCAGCCCGCAGATCGTGCAGCCGCTCTGGGACGCCAGCTACTGGTTGTTCTCCACCGCCGGCGGCGACGCCCGGTGGGCCACCTTCGGACGCGTACTGTTCCAGTTCTGGCGCTGACGCCACCGGCGGACCCTCCGGGCCCCGGCCCGACGGTGCGCGACCCCCGCACCCCGGCTCCGCCGCACCGAACCTCCGGCGGAGCCCGCCGGCTGAACTGGCAGGATTCCCCCACGTGAAGATGACCGTCCTGGTCGGCGGGATCGGCGGCGCCCGGTTCCTGCTCGGTTGCAAGCAACTCCTGGGCATCGACCCCTTCGGCGCCGCCCCCGACGACCACCCGCACCGGATCACGGCGGTGGTCAACACCGCCGACGACATCCGGCTGCACGGGCTGCAGGTCTGTCCCGACCTGGACTCGTGCATGTACACCCTCGGCGGCGGTGCCGATCTCGCCCGCGGCTGGGGCCGGCAGGACGAGACCTTCGCCACCGCCGCGGAGTTGCGCGCCTACGACGCCGAGGCACCCTGGTTCGGGCTCGGCGACCGCGACATCGCCACCCACCTCGTCCGCACCCGGATGCTCGACGCCGGGTATCCGCTGTCGCAGGTCACCGCCGCGCTGTGCGCCCGCTGGACGCCCGGGGTCGACCTGCTCCCGATGACCGACGACCGGGTCGAGACGCACGTCGTCGTCGACGATCCCGAGCCCGCCCCCGGCAGCACCCCCGGGCTGGTGGCCCTGCACTTCCAGGAGTGGTGGATCCGGTACCAGGCGGCACTGCCGGCCTCCGCGATCACCCCGATCGGGGCCGACACGGCGACCCCCGGGCCCGGTGTGCTGGCCGCCATCGCCGAGGCCGACGTCGTCCTCGTCGCGCCGTCGAACCCGGTGGTGAGCGTCGGCACGGTGCTGGCCGTGCCCGGCATCCGGGAGGCGCTCGCCGCGACCCCGGCCAAGGTCGTCGGCGTCTCCCCCATCATCGGCGGCGCGCCCGTCCGCGGCCACGCCGACGCCTGCCTCGCCGCGATCGGCGTCGACACCACCGCCGAGGCCGTCGGTCGGCACTACGGCAGCCGCGGCGACGGCGGGCTGCTGGACGGCTGGCTGGTCGCGTCCGACGACCCCGCCGACGTGCCGGGGGTCGCCGTCCGGCGGGTGCCGCTGCTGATGAGCGACCCGAAGGCCACCGCCACCATGGTGCAGGCGGCGCTGGACCTGGCCGGTGTGCGTGTCTGAGCCGCTTCCCGCCGGGCCGTCGGCGCCGGTCGGGGTGTCGATCCATCCGGTCCCGGGGTTGCCCGACTTTCGTCCCGGTGACGATCTGGCCGCGGCCGTCCTGACGGCCGCCCCGTGGCTGGCCGACGGCGACGTGGTCGTCGTGACCTCCAAGGCCGTCTCCAAGGTCGAGGGCCGGCTGGTGCCGACCCCGACCGACCCCGAGCAGCGCGAGGCCGTCCGCCGGGAGCTGGTGGACGCCGAGACGGTCCGGATCGTCGCCGTGCACGGCCGCACCCGCATCGTGGAGAACCGGCTGGGCATCGTCGCCGCCGCCGCCGGAGTCGATGCGTCCAACGTCCGCACCGACGAGATCGCCCTGCTGCCGCTCGACCCGGACGCCTCCGCCCGCGGGCTGCGGGACCGGTTCGGTGCCGCCGGCCTGGACGTCGGGGTGCTGATCACCGACACCCAGGGCCGGGCGTGGCGCAACGGCGTCGTGGACGTGGCCATCGGTGCGTCCGGCGTCGAGGTGCTGGCCGACCATCGGGAGAAGGTCGACGCCTTCGGCAACCAGCTGGTCGTCACCCAGGTCGCCGTCGGGGACGAGATCGCCGCCGCCGCCGAACTGGTCAAGGGCAAGCTCGCGGCGGTCCCCGTGGCGGTGCTGCGCGGGTGGCGCGCGGGGCCCGACCAGGCCGCCCGGACGCTGCTGCGGCCGGCCGCGGAGGACCTGTTCCGGCTGGGCACCGACCTCGCGATCGCCCGCGGCCGCGCCGAGGCGGTGCTGGTGCGGCGCACCGTGCGGACCTTCACCGACGAGCCGGTCGACCCGGACGTGCTCGCCCGGGCGGTCGGTGCCGCGCTCACCGCGCCCGCCCCGCACCACACGAAGCCGGTGCGGTTCGTCCGGGTCCACGAGCGCCGCCACGCCCTGCTGGACGCGATGCAACAGGCCTGGGAGGCCGACCTGGCCGCCGACGGCTGGGCGCCGGACCGCGTCGCGCGGCGGGTGGCCCGCGGTGCGGTGCTCCGCGACGCCCCGGAGATCGTCGTCCCGTTCGTCACCGGCGAGGGCCGCCACGGCTACCCGGACGGTCGCCGCTCGGCCGCCGAGGAGCGGATGTTCACCGTGGCCGGCGGCGCCGCCGTGCAGGGTCTGCTGGTCGCCCTGGCCGCGGAGGGACTGGGCTCGGCGTGGATCTCGTCGACGATGTTCGCACCCGACGTCGTCCGGCGGGTGCTCGACGTCCCCGACGACTGGGCCCCGCTCGGCGCGGTCGGGCTCGGGTACCCGGTGGAGCCGCTCACCCCGCGTCCTCCGGTCGCCGACGGTCTGGTCCAGCGGTGACCCACGCCGACCTGCACGACGACGCCACCCGGCTGCTCATGGACTGGCGACCGGCCGCGGCCGGTCAGGACGCGCTGCGGGAGGCGTTCCTGGGGTTCCTGGCCGCCCGGGACGACGCGACCGCCCGCAGCTGCGTACCCGGCCACCTGACCGCCAGTGCGGTCGTCCTGGACGCCGACCGGACGTCGGTGCTGCTCACCCTGCATCCCCGGGTCGGCCGCTGGCTGCAGCTGGGCGGGCACTGCGAGGACGCCGACACGACGGTCGCCGGCGCGGCGCTGCGGGAGGCGACCGAGGAATCCGGGATCGACGGGCTCGTCCTCGACCCCGGGCCGCTGCACCTGGACGTGCACCCGATCACCTGCAGCCTGGGCGTGCCCACCCGGCACTTCGACCTGCGTCACCGGGTCGTCGCGCCGCCGGGGGCGGTCGCCCGGATCTCCGCGGAGTCCGACGACCTGCGGTTCTGGCCGTTGGACGCACTGCCCGAGGGCATCGACGACAGCCTGCGGACGGCGCTGGCCACCCTGTCCGGCTGACCGGCGGTGGCCGCCCGCCGCCCGTGGCCGGCCCCGGAACGACGGAAACGCCGGGCCGGCGGACCGGCCCGGCGTCCCGGGAATGCTCGGATCGAGGATTCAGGTGGTGCGGGTCAGGCGTCGGCGCTGAACCGCACCCCGGCCGCCGGCAGCTGCACGTCCGGCCACACCCGCACACCCTGGATCAGCTCGCAGTGCGCGCCGATCACCGCGCGGTCACCGATCACCGCGTCGGCGAGCACCGAGCCGTCACCGATGACCGCGTCACGGCCGATGATGCACCGCTCGATGTGCACGCCCTCGCCGATCGTCGCACCGTCGAACACCACGGTGCTGTCGACCCGGGACGAGGCTCCGACACGCGCGCCGGCCCCCAGGACGGTGCCGCCGGCGAGCGTCGCGGTCGGGTCGACGGTGGCCCCGTCGAGCACCAGTCGGTCGGCGGGCTCGGCACCCAGCGCGAAGGTCGGGGCGATGCCGCGGACCAGGTCGGCGCTGCCCTGGACGAAGGCGGCGGGTGTGCCGAGGTCCAGCCAGTACGAGCTGTCGACGTAACCGGCGACCTTGGCGCCCCCGGCGAGCAGGCCCGGGAACGTGTCGCGCTCCACCGAGACCGGCCGGCCAGCCGGGATGGCCTCCAGCACCGAGCGCTTGAAGACGTAGCAGCCGGCGTTGATCTGGTTCGTCGGCGGGTTCTCCGTCTTCTCCAGGAAGTCGGTCACCCAGCCGTCGGCGTCGGTCGGCACGCAGCCGAACGCGCGCGGGTCGGCGACCTGCATGAGATGCAGGGTGACGTCGGCCTCGCGGCTGAAGTGGGTGTCCATCAGGGCGTTGAGGTCCATGCCCGAGAGCACGTCACCGTTGAACACGACCTGGGTGTCGTGGCGCAGCTTGTCGGCCACGTTGCGGATGCCGCCACCGGTGCCCAGCGGCTCGGTCTCCACGACGTACTCGATGTCCAGCCCGAACGCCGAGCCGTCGCCGAAGTACTCGCTGAACACCTCGGCCTTGTACGAGGTGCCCAGCACCACGTGCTCGATGCCGGCCTCGCGGATCCGCGACAGCAGGTGCTCCAGGAACGGCACCCCGGCGGTGGGCAGCATCGGCTTGGGCGCGGACAGCGTCAGCGGCCGCAGCCGGGT is drawn from Nakamurella deserti and contains these coding sequences:
- a CDS encoding WhiB family transcriptional regulator, with the protein product MEDQDWHGRALCAQTDPEAFFPEKGGSTRDAKKICTGCEVRSECLSYALANDERFGIWGGLSERERRRLKRLAG
- a CDS encoding site-2 protease family protein is translated as MTAPFGRTARPRRGGTGTGAWIFPAVVLVTVAAAWATAAGTAPLGVWVFVTVLGGWLITLCLHEFGHAVVALRGGDTSVRGRGYLTLNPLRYANGAMTFVIPLVILAIGGLPLPGGAVLIEHGRLRSRVWRSAVSLAGPLVNLVAGVLLTVLAAQFDSPLAFALSFLALLQFIAAILNLLPVPGLDGWGVIAPFLSARTQEAVRPFTPWAPFVLILLLFSSPQIVQPLWDASYWLFSTAGGDARWATFGRVLFQFWR
- the cofD gene encoding 2-phospho-L-lactate transferase, coding for MKMTVLVGGIGGARFLLGCKQLLGIDPFGAAPDDHPHRITAVVNTADDIRLHGLQVCPDLDSCMYTLGGGADLARGWGRQDETFATAAELRAYDAEAPWFGLGDRDIATHLVRTRMLDAGYPLSQVTAALCARWTPGVDLLPMTDDRVETHVVVDDPEPAPGSTPGLVALHFQEWWIRYQAALPASAITPIGADTATPGPGVLAAIAEADVVLVAPSNPVVSVGTVLAVPGIREALAATPAKVVGVSPIIGGAPVRGHADACLAAIGVDTTAEAVGRHYGSRGDGGLLDGWLVASDDPADVPGVAVRRVPLLMSDPKATATMVQAALDLAGVRV
- a CDS encoding coenzyme F420-0:L-glutamate ligase, with amino-acid sequence MSEPLPAGPSAPVGVSIHPVPGLPDFRPGDDLAAAVLTAAPWLADGDVVVVTSKAVSKVEGRLVPTPTDPEQREAVRRELVDAETVRIVAVHGRTRIVENRLGIVAAAAGVDASNVRTDEIALLPLDPDASARGLRDRFGAAGLDVGVLITDTQGRAWRNGVVDVAIGASGVEVLADHREKVDAFGNQLVVTQVAVGDEIAAAAELVKGKLAAVPVAVLRGWRAGPDQAARTLLRPAAEDLFRLGTDLAIARGRAEAVLVRRTVRTFTDEPVDPDVLARAVGAALTAPAPHHTKPVRFVRVHERRHALLDAMQQAWEADLAADGWAPDRVARRVARGAVLRDAPEIVVPFVTGEGRHGYPDGRRSAAEERMFTVAGGAAVQGLLVALAAEGLGSAWISSTMFAPDVVRRVLDVPDDWAPLGAVGLGYPVEPLTPRPPVADGLVQR
- a CDS encoding NUDIX domain-containing protein; the encoded protein is MDWRPAAAGQDALREAFLGFLAARDDATARSCVPGHLTASAVVLDADRTSVLLTLHPRVGRWLQLGGHCEDADTTVAGAALREATEESGIDGLVLDPGPLHLDVHPITCSLGVPTRHFDLRHRVVAPPGAVARISAESDDLRFWPLDALPEGIDDSLRTALATLSG
- a CDS encoding sugar phosphate nucleotidyltransferase, whose amino-acid sequence is MTAPGKPAVDAVVLVGGKGTRLRPLTLSAPKPMLPTAGVPFLEHLLSRIREAGIEHVVLGTSYKAEVFSEYFGDGSAFGLDIEYVVETEPLGTGGGIRNVADKLRHDTQVVFNGDVLSGMDLNALMDTHFSREADVTLHLMQVADPRAFGCVPTDADGWVTDFLEKTENPPTNQINAGCYVFKRSVLEAIPAGRPVSVERDTFPGLLAGGAKVAGYVDSSYWLDLGTPAAFVQGSADLVRGIAPTFALGAEPADRLVLDGATVDPTATLAGGTVLGAGARVGASSRVDSTVVFDGATIGEGVHIERCIIGRDAVIGDGSVLADAVIGDRAVIGAHCELIQGVRVWPDVQLPAAGVRFSADA